Proteins encoded together in one Astatotilapia calliptera chromosome 7, fAstCal1.2, whole genome shotgun sequence window:
- the cacfd1 gene encoding calcium channel flower homolog isoform X1: MSTEETAAPTKSAPDDDGMTWWYRWLCKIAGVLGGISAATPGHRLFVCLFFHAIAACSAKTNRGAHTQVFPSGVSLTPESPWPYHINSCIFSGFCIIKEAGLSEACAISGVWNCVTVNPLNIAAGVWMVLNAFVLFLCEVPFCCQFIEFANAVAARADKLKPWQKAFFYCGMALFPVFLSFSFTTLFGNAIAFATGVLYGLASLGKKGDAVTYARLQHQKQGDEERMTGTTNGAPE; encoded by the exons ATGAGCACCGAAGAGACGGCAGCGCCTACAAAATCCGCTCCGGATGATGATGGAATGACATGGTGGTACAGATGGCTCTGCAAAATAGCTGGGGTTTTGGGAGGAATAT cagcagccactCCTGGGCaccgtctgtttgtttgtttgttttttcatgccATAGCAGCTTGTTCTGCCAAAACGAACCGCGGTGCACATACTCAGGTATTCCCCTCAGGAGTTTCAT TGACACCAGAGTCACCGTGGCCGTATCACATTAACAGCTGCATATTCAGTGGCTTCTGTATTATTAAGGAAGCTGGATTGTCTGAAG CCTGTGCCATCTCAGGAGTGTGGAACTGTGTCACTGTGAACCCTCTAAACATTGCTGCTGGAGTGTGGATGGT GTTGAACGCCTTTGTGTTGTTCCTCTGTGAAGTCCCGTTTTGTTGTCAGTTCATCGAGTTTGCTAATGCGGTCGCAGCTCGTGCAGACAAACTCAAACCCTGGCAGAAGGCCTTCTTCTATTGTGG GATGGCTCTGTTTCCTGTATTCTTGAGTTTCTCCTTTACAACCTTGTTTGGGAACGCCATCGCCTTTGCTACAGGAGTGCTGTACGGCCTCGCTTCTTTAGGcaaaaa GGGAGATGCAGTGACTTACGCCAGACTGCAGCATCAGAAACAGGGGGATGAAGAGAGGATGACAGGAACGACAAACGGGGCTCCAGAGTGA
- the cacfd1 gene encoding calcium channel flower homolog isoform X2, producing the protein MVVQMALQNSWGFGRNISSHSWAPSVCLFVFSCHSSLFCQNEPRCTYSVTPESPWPYHINSCIFSGFCIIKEAGLSEACAISGVWNCVTVNPLNIAAGVWMVLNAFVLFLCEVPFCCQFIEFANAVAARADKLKPWQKAFFYCGMALFPVFLSFSFTTLFGNAIAFATGVLYGLASLGKKGDAVTYARLQHQKQGDEERMTGTTNGAPE; encoded by the exons ATGGTGGTACAGATGGCTCTGCAAAATAGCTGGGGTTTTGGGAGGAATAT cagcagccactCCTGGGCaccgtctgtttgtttgtttgttttttcatgccATAGCAGCTTGTTCTGCCAAAACGAACCGCGGTGCACATACTCAG TGACACCAGAGTCACCGTGGCCGTATCACATTAACAGCTGCATATTCAGTGGCTTCTGTATTATTAAGGAAGCTGGATTGTCTGAAG CCTGTGCCATCTCAGGAGTGTGGAACTGTGTCACTGTGAACCCTCTAAACATTGCTGCTGGAGTGTGGATGGT GTTGAACGCCTTTGTGTTGTTCCTCTGTGAAGTCCCGTTTTGTTGTCAGTTCATCGAGTTTGCTAATGCGGTCGCAGCTCGTGCAGACAAACTCAAACCCTGGCAGAAGGCCTTCTTCTATTGTGG GATGGCTCTGTTTCCTGTATTCTTGAGTTTCTCCTTTACAACCTTGTTTGGGAACGCCATCGCCTTTGCTACAGGAGTGCTGTACGGCCTCGCTTCTTTAGGcaaaaa GGGAGATGCAGTGACTTACGCCAGACTGCAGCATCAGAAACAGGGGGATGAAGAGAGGATGACAGGAACGACAAACGGGGCTCCAGAGTGA
- the cacfd1 gene encoding calcium channel flower homolog isoform X3: protein MSTEETAAPTKSAPDDDGMTWWYRWLCKIAGVLGGISCAISGVWNCVTVNPLNIAAGVWMVLNAFVLFLCEVPFCCQFIEFANAVAARADKLKPWQKAFFYCGMALFPVFLSFSFTTLFGNAIAFATGVLYGLASLGKKGDAVTYARLQHQKQGDEERMTGTTNGAPE, encoded by the exons ATGAGCACCGAAGAGACGGCAGCGCCTACAAAATCCGCTCCGGATGATGATGGAATGACATGGTGGTACAGATGGCTCTGCAAAATAGCTGGGGTTTTGGGAGGAATAT CCTGTGCCATCTCAGGAGTGTGGAACTGTGTCACTGTGAACCCTCTAAACATTGCTGCTGGAGTGTGGATGGT GTTGAACGCCTTTGTGTTGTTCCTCTGTGAAGTCCCGTTTTGTTGTCAGTTCATCGAGTTTGCTAATGCGGTCGCAGCTCGTGCAGACAAACTCAAACCCTGGCAGAAGGCCTTCTTCTATTGTGG GATGGCTCTGTTTCCTGTATTCTTGAGTTTCTCCTTTACAACCTTGTTTGGGAACGCCATCGCCTTTGCTACAGGAGTGCTGTACGGCCTCGCTTCTTTAGGcaaaaa GGGAGATGCAGTGACTTACGCCAGACTGCAGCATCAGAAACAGGGGGATGAAGAGAGGATGACAGGAACGACAAACGGGGCTCCAGAGTGA